A stretch of Manis javanica isolate MJ-LG chromosome 1, MJ_LKY, whole genome shotgun sequence DNA encodes these proteins:
- the BMP10 gene encoding bone morphogenetic protein 10, producing MGTPAPQLCALFCLVAHSVSGSPIMSLEQSSLEEDMPLFDDVFSEQDGVDFNTLLQSMKNEFLKTLNLSDIPTQDPAKVDAPEYMLELYNRFATDRTSMPSANIIRSFKNEDLFSQPASFNGLRKYPLLFNVSIPHHEEVIMAELRLFTLVQRDRMIYEGVDRKITIFEVLESKRDNEGERSMLVLVSGEIYGTDSEWETFDVTDAIRRWQKSGSTTHQLEVHIESRHDETEDASKGQLEIDTSAQNKHVPLLVVFSDDQSSEKEQREELSEMISHEQLLELDSLGLHGYPSGPGEEALLQMRSNIIYDSTARIRRNAKGNYCKRTPLYIDFKEIGWDSWIIAPPGYEAYECRGVCNYPLAEHLTPTKHAIIQALVHLKNSQKASKACCVPTKLEPISILYLDKGVVTYKFKYEGMAVSECGCR from the exons ATGGGCACTCCAGCCCCACAGCTGTGTGCTCTCTTCTGCCTGGTGGCTCACTCCGTTTCTGGCAGCCCCATCATGAGCCTGGAGCAGTCGTCTCTGGAAGAAGATATGCCCCTATTTGATGATGTCTTCTCAGAGCAAGATGGTGTCGACTTTAACACATTGCTACAAAGCATGAAGAATGAGTTTCTCAAGACACTGAACCTGTCTGACATCCCTACACAGGATCCGGCCAAGGTTGATGCACCAGAGTACATGCTGGAACTCTACAACAGATTTGCAACAGATCGGACCTCCATGCCATCGGCCAACATCATTAGGAGTTTCAAGAATGAAG atctgTTTTCCCAACCAGCCAGTTTCAATGGGCTCCGAAAATACCCTCTCCTCTTCAATGTGTCCATCCCTCACCATGAAGAGGTTATCATGGCTGAACTCAGGCTGTTCACATTGGTGCAGAGAGATCGCATGATATACGAGGGGGTGGACCGGAAAATTACCATTTTTGAGGTACTAGAGAGCAAACGGGACAATGAGGGTGAAAGAAGCATGCTGGTGTTGGTGTCAGGGGAGATCTATGGAACTGACAGTGAGTGGGAGACctttgatgtcaccgatgccatcaGACGTTGGCAGAAGTCAGGCTCCACCACTCACCAGCTGGAGGTCCACATTGAGAGCCGGCATGATGAAACCGAGGATGCCAGCAAGGGACAACTGGAGATAGACACCAGTGCCCAGAATAAGCATGTCCCTTTGCTTGTCGTGTTTTCTGATGACCAAAGCAGTGAgaaggagcagagggaggagctGAGTGAAATGATCTCTCATGAGCAACTTCTGGAGCTGGACAGCCTGGGCCTGCATGGTTACCCCAgtgggcctggggaggaggcttTGCTGCAGATGAGGTCAAACATCATCTACGACTCCACTGCCCGCATCAGAAGGAATGCCAAAGGAAACTACTGCAAGAGGACCCCGCTGTACATCGACTTCAAGGAGATTGGCTGGGACTCTTGGATCATCGCCCCACCTGGATATGAAGCCTACGAATGCCGCGGTGTTTGCAACTACCCCCTGGCAGAGCATCTCACACCCACAAAGCATGCAATTATCCAGGCCTTGGTCCACCTTAAGAATTCCCAAAAGGCTTCCAAAGCCTGCTGTGTGCCCACCAAGCTAGAGCCCATCTCCATCCTCTATTTAGACAAAGGTGTTGTCACCTACAAGTTTAAATATGAAGGCATGGCTGTCTCTGAAT